The sequence CACCAGCCGCTCGCGCGCGTCCTGGCGGTTGCGCTCCTGGGTGCGGAAGCGCTGCGCATCGATCACCAGCACGCCCTCGCCGGTCATGCGCCGGTCGCGCCGGGCCAGCAGGCGGGCGCGCAGCGGCTCGGGCAGCGAGGGCGAACCGGCCACGTCAAAACGCAGCTCGACCGCGGTGGAGACCTTGTTGACGTTCTGGCCGCCGGCGCCACTGGCGCGCACGAAGCGCTCGACGATCTCGGTCTCCGGGATCGCAAGTTGCGCGGTGATGTCGATCTGCCCGGTTGCCATGGGCGGCATTGTAGGCGGACGCCGGCCCGCTGCCCTATGCTCGGGCTTTCAACGCTGTCACCGGACTGACGCCATGCCCCTGCCCCGCCTGTTCCGCACCCGCCCCGCCCGGCTGCTGCTTGCCCTCGCACTGGCCACCGCCGCCGCGCCCGCGCTGGCCGCGCCGCCCAGCGATGCCGACGTCAACCGCCTGCTGGCCGCCTCGCGCGCACAGACCATGCTCGACGGCATGCTGCCGCAGATGGAGGCGATGCAGCAGCAGCAGTTCGCCGAACTGGCCCGCAGCCGCACGCTGACGCCGGAGCAGTCCGAGCGGATGCAGCGCATCCAGCAGCGCACAAACCAGACCATGCGCCAGGCACTGGCATGGTCGAAGATCCGCCCGCTGTACGCAGACATCTACAAGCAGACCTTCAGCAAGGAGGACGTGCTGGCGATGGCCGAGTTCTACGAGAGCGACGCCGGCCAGAGCCTGCTGGACAAGACCCCGCAGCTGATGCAGAACCTGATGGTCGCCATGCAGGCGCACATGCAGCCGCTGCTGGCCGACCTGCAGAAGGACCTGGACACGATCCTGGCCGAGCCTTCGGGCAACTGACCGCCGCTGCGGTTGCATGACGGACGGCGGCCACGGAGCCGCCGTCCGCGTTTCACGCCTGCGGCGCCGAGGTGTCCGGCAGCGCCGCGGCATCCCAGCCGAACAGGCCGAAGGCCCGCTGGAACTGCGCATCCAGTCCGGCACGGACATCCACCACCTGGCCATCGTGCGGATGGGTGAAGCGCAGGCGTTCGGCGTGCAGCAGCATGCGGTGCACGCCCTGCATGCGGAAGTTGCGGTTGTGGCGACCGTCGCCGTGGCTGGTGTCGCCGATCAGGTGGTGCGACAGGTGCTTGAGGTGGCGGCGGATCTGCCGGAAGCGACCGGTCTGCGGCTGGCAGCGCAGCAGCGCGTAACGCGAGGTGGCGAACTCACCCACCGGCACTGTCAGCTCGCCGGTGGCCAGGCGCTGGAAATGGGTGACGGCCTGTTTCTTGACCGGTTTGCCGGGGCCGCCATCGAGATCGTGGTCGACAGTGAAGGCGTCCTCGGCCGGCCAGCCGCGACACACGGCCAGGTAGTCCTTGCCGACGTCGCCGCCCATCAGGACCTTGCCAAGCAGGCTGGCGGTGTCGCGGTCGAAGGCCAGCAGCAGGCAGCCGCTGGTGGCGCGGTCCAGGCGGTGGACCAGGAAGATCGGCCTGCCCAGTTGCTCGCGCAGGCGGTCGGCGAGGAAGTCATCCTCGCCTCGGGCCAGCTTGCTGTCATGGACCATCAGCCCGGCCGGCTTGTCCACCACCGCCAGCCACGGGTCCTGGTACAGCAGGGTCAGCGCCGGCTCGACCGCGGCCGGCGCTGCTTCTTCGATTTCGCTCATCGACGCAGCCAGGCCGAGAGCAATGCGCCGGTACCGACCAGCCCGGTCAGCCACGACCACAGCGGCACCGAGGCCAGCTGCGGGCCGCTGGCCTGCAGGCCGTACAGCACCGCGGCAACGACCACCAGGCCGGCGCCGCCGATGGCGGTGACCACGCGGCGCTGCATGCGCTGCAGCGTCAGGTTCAGCGCGACCAGGTCCTGCGAGCGCATCGCCAGCTGGTGGCGGCCCTCGACCTGCTGGCGCAACCAGCCGTGCACCAGCGCCGGCATTTCCGGCGCGTGGGTCATGATTTCCGGCAGCCGCTTGCGCAGTTCGCGCAGGGTGCGGCGCGGACTGTAGCGCTCGACCAGGATGCGCTCGAGCACCGGCCTGGCCACCGCCCAGATGTCGATCTGCGGATCCAGCTGGCGACCCACGCCCTCGATGTTGAGCAGGGTCTTCTGCAGCAGTATCAGCTGCGGCTGCAGGGTCAGCTGGTAGCGCTGGGCCATGCGGAACAGCTTGAGCAGCACCTCGGCCAGCGAGATCTGCGACAGCGGCCGGGTGAAGTACGGCTCGCACACCGAGCGCACCGCCGCTTCCAGCTCGTCCAGGCGCAGGTGCGCCGGCATCCAGCCCGCTTCCACGTGCAGCGCGGCGATGCGCCGGTAGTCGCGGTTGAAGATGGCCATGAAGTTCTCTGCGAGGTAGTACTGATCCTCCTGCGAGAGCTGGCCCATGATGCCGAAGTCCAGTGCTATGAAACGCGGGTTGTCGCGGCGCGCCGGGTCGTTGTCGACCCAGATGTTGCCGGCGTGGGCATCGGCGTGGAAGAAGTTGTCGCGGAACACCTGGGTGTAGAACAGGCGCACGCCCTTGGCCGCGAGCATCCGGCGGTCGATGCCGGCCGCGTCCAGCGCGGCGATGTCATCGGAGGGAATGCCCCACACCCGCTCCAGGGTCAGCGCACGCTCGGCGGTGTGGCTCCAGACCACCTCCGGCACGTACAGGTCGTTCGAGTCCTGCCAGAAGCGGCGCAGCACGCTGGCGTTGGCGCCCTCGCGCTGCAGGTCCAGCTCGGCGGCCAGGGTGTTCTCGACCTCGGACACCACTTCCTGCGGACGGATCTTGTCAGCCCGCGGATGGGTGCGTTCGACCAGCGCGGCCATCGAGCGCAGCAGCGCGATGTCGGCGTCGATCTGTTCCTCGATGCCCGGGCGCAGCACCTTGACCACCACCTGGCGGCCGTCCGGCAACGTGGCCGCATGCACCTGGGCGATCGACGCCGAGGCCAGCGGCTGGGTATCGAAGCTGGCGAAGGCCTCGGCCACCGGCCGGCCCAGCGCCTGCTCGACGATCGCGCGCGCGGCATCGCCATCGAAGGGCTTGACCCGGTCCTGCAGCAGGGTCAGCTCCTCGGCCACGTCCGGCGGCACCAGGTCGCGGCGGGTGGAGAGGATCTGCCCGAACTTGACGAAGATCGGGCCCAGGTCCTGCAGCGCAAGACGCAGGCGCGCGCCCCGCGACTGCGCAGCGATGGCAGCCGATGCACGCGGCACGAACGGCTTGGCCAGGCGCAGCCAGCGCTCGGCCGGGGTGCCGTGCAGCAGGTCGTCCAGGCGGTAGCGCAGGATCACGCGGCCGATGCGGGCCGCACGCAGCGCCGCCTTCATGCCGCACCCCGCAGGCGCTGGATGCGCACGCCGATGCGCTCGACGTCATCGCGCAGCACGTCGACGTCGTCGAGGAAGGCTTCCAGCTCGGCACGCGGGATCACGTCGCGCGATTCCTCGGTGACGAACTCGGCCGCGGTCTGGGCCAGGTCCTCCGCGCCGCGACGCACGCGCAGCAGGGCCGAGCGCAGGGTGTTGGCGACCTGCACCCCGAGCACCTCGCCAAACACGCTGACGAAGGGTTGCTGCCAGTCCGGATCGAAACGCGTGGCCAGCTGCTGCAGGCGCCGCGCCAGTTCGGCATCACCGGAAACCTTCATCCTCCCGCCCGGCACGCTGTCGTTGCGGCGCACGCGTGCCATGAACGGCAACTGCGCCAGCACCCCGCCCAGGGTGCTGCGCACCGCCAGGTCGGGTTCGGTGGCCGGATCGACCGGGCCCACGGTCAGGCGCTGGCCACTGACCCCGATCTGCATTGCCAGGGAGGGCGATTCCAGGGTCAGCGCGATGCGCTGGCCGTCCAGCGGCTGCAGGGCGTTGCGGGTGTCCGGGTCCAGGGCGAGGGCGCGGTTGAGCGCCACTTCCAGGGCACGACCGGCCAGCGGCTTGAGGGATTTGAAGGGGGAGGCAGGCATGGGGCGCATTCTACCTGCCCGCCATCGCCGGATCGTGCGCGCGCCCGCGCCAGGCGCGCAGCCGGCGGCCGGAAGGTTCATGCTATGCACCCCTCATCGATAGCGTCAGGAGCAGCAAGTCCATGGGCAAGACCCGCGTCGGCATCATCTTCGGCGGTCGTTCGGCCGAGCACGAGGTCTCGCTGCAATCGGCGAAGAACATCGTCGATGCGCTGGACAAGCAGCGCTTCGACGTGACCCTGATCGGCATCGACAAGCAGGGCCTGTGGCACCTGTGCGACCCGGCCGACTTCCTGCTCAATGCCGACGACCCGGCGCGGATCGCGCTGAACGTGTCCGGCCAGGAACTGGCGGTGATGCCGGGCCGCGAGCGCCGGCAGCTGGTGCCGGTCGATGCGGCCGCGGTGCTGGAGCAGATCGACGTGGTGTTCCCGATCGTGCATGGCACGCTGGGCGAGGACGGTTCGCTGCAGGGCCTGCTGCGCATGGCCAACCTGCCCTTCGTCGGTTCCAGCGTGCTCGGCTCGGCGGCGGCGATGGACAAGGACGTGGCCAAGCGCCTGCTGCGCGATGCCGGACTCAACGTTGCCCCGTTCCTGTGCTTCAACCGCATTACCACGGCCACCGCCGACTACCAGGCGGTGGTCGACAGGCTGGGCCTGCCGCTGTTCGTCAAGCCGGCCAACCAGGGTTCGTCGGTGGGCGTGAGCAAGGCACGCAACGAGGCCGAGTTCCGCCAGGCGATGGAACTGGCGCTCTCGTTCGACCACAAGGTGCTGGTGGAATCGGCCATCAGTGGCCGCGAGATCGAATGTGCGGTGCTGGGCAACGAGCTGCCCGAAGCCAGCGTGTGCGGCGAGGTCGTCGTGCATGACGACTTCTACTCGTATGACACCAAGTACATCAGCGAGAGCGGCGCGGACATCGTGGTGCCGGCCGACATTTCCGCCGAGGCGCAGGAGAAGATCCGCCAGATCGCGGTACGCGCCTACCAGGCGCTGGACTGCGCCGGCCTGTCGCGGGTGGATGTGTTCCTGACCCCGGAAGGCGAGGTGGTGATCAACGAGATCAACACACTGCCTGGTTTCACCAAGATCAGCATGTATCCGAAATTGTGGGGGGCCAGCGGGCTGGGTTACAGCGCGCTGATCACGCGCCTGCTGGAACTGGCACTGGAGCGGCATGCGGCCGACAGGGCGCTGCGCAGCTCGATGTAATTCGAAAGGCTACAAACCTGGAACGGAAGCGGGCCGCACCGGCAACCGGTGCGGCCCGCATCGTCATACCTTGCGGCGGAACAGCGACACCACGGCAAGGATGAGGAAGACGACGAACAGGATCCAGGCGATATTGCCGGCGGCGCCAGCGATGCCGCTGAAACCAAGCACGGCGGCAATGATGGCGATCACGAAGAAGATGACGGCGTAATGCAGCATGGCGGGGTCCCTTGGGTGGTTGCGGGTCGGTTTGGCACGGCGCCATAGTCCAAGGAGGTGAGTCGTCATCGGGTGACGGCCGCAACACGAGGCCATCAAAATTTCAGTGTTGTGATCCGTGCGTCAATGCATACCTTTGCTGGATTACGCAGGCGTGCTCGCCTCTCCGAGGCGGCGCAGGCCTTCCTCGATCGACACCCTCGGCACGTAACCGAAGTCGCGGCGCGCCGGCTCCATGCTGTACCAGTGCGGCGTACAAAGCTGCTCGGCGAGAAAGCGGGTCATCGGCGGCTCGCTGCGCAGGCGCAGCAGCGGCCACAGCCGTTCGCACACCGCACCGATGCGGTAGGCCGCCTTGAAGCTGATCGAACGTTCAACGCCGGGCGCGCCGACAGCGGCCAGCAGCCGGTTGAGCAGGTCGCGCATCGGCAGCGGTTCGCCGTTGGAAATGAAGTAGGCCTTGCCGGCGCAGGCCGCGCCCACGGCCAGGTTTTCGAACGCATCGAAGTGCGCCTGCGCGGCGTTGTCGATGTAGGTGGTGTCGATCTTGTTCTGGCCATCGCCGACGAAGCGCAGGCGGCCGGCGCGCGCACGCTCTGCCAGGCGCGGCACCAGCTGCTGGTCGCCCGGACCCCAGATCAGGCGCGGACGCAGCGCAACGGTGGCCAGGTTTGCATCGTTGGCGGCCAGCACTTCCTGCTCGGCGATCGCCTTGGTCGCCGCATACGGCGCCTGGAAGTTCTCGCCGTACGGCACCTCGTCGGCGCCCAGGCCTTCCACCGGATGGGTGGCGCGGTGGGTCACGCTCGGGGTGGAGGTGTAGACCAGCCGGCCGATGCCATGCTGGCGACAGGCCGCCAACACGTTGCGGGTGCCGACCACGTTGGCCTGGAAGTAGCTGTCGTAGCTGCCCCACGCGCCGGCCTTGGCGGCGTTGTGGAAGACCGCATCGACACCCGCCGCGGCATGGCGGACCGCATTGGCATCGGCCAGGTCGCCACGGATCTGGCCCACGCCCAGCGCCTGCAGCTGCGGGTAGTGGCCACGGTTGAAGCTGAGCACCTGGTGCCCGCGCTCAACCAGCCCGCGGCACAGCGCCTGGCCCAGGAATCCGCCACCACCGGTGACCAGGATCTTCATGCCTTGTCCTTCAATTGCTCGCTTGCCCAGGCGCCGAGTTTCTCGCGCCCGATCTTGGCGTTGTGGCGGATGTCCACCGGGAAGCCCTTGTGCCGCAGGAAACAGCCGATGCGCGCGGTATGCGCATGGCGTGCGCCGAGCTGGCGCAGCTGCGCCTCGACCTGCGGCCACGCGGAGGCATCGACGCCCCTGGCCAACTCCACGCACAGCACCGGTCGCTGCGCGCCGGGCGCACCCACGCCAACCAGTGCGGTGCGCCGCACCTGCGGATGGGTGTTGAACACCGGCTCGACCTGCTCGGTGTACAGCGGTCCATCGGCCGCCTCCACGCGCTGGGTCTTGCGGCCGCAGAACCACAGCCGACCCTCGGCATCGAAATAGCCCACGTCGCCCATGCGATGGACGATGCGCCCGCTGCCATCTGCCAGGGTCTCGTGGATCTTGGCTGCGGCGGTGGCGGCCTCGCGGTTGAAATAGCTGTCGGTGGCGGTCGGCCCGGCGACGGTGATCTCGCCAACCTGGCCGGCCGGCAGCTCACGCACATCAACCCACTGCGCAATCGGGCGGTCGTCGATGGCGATGATGCGCACCACGTTCGGCGCGACCACCGCACCGACGCAGGTGCCGGCGCCGGCTTCGGTCGCCTCGCGGGTGGACTCCAGCTCGCGGCCCTCGATCACCGCCACCGGCAGGCACTCGGTGGCGCCATACGGCGTCCAGAACTGCGCGTCTTCCGGCAGCAGGGTGCGGATCCTGGCCACCACATCCGGTGGCACCGGCGCACCGGCCGAGGTCACCCGGCGCACGCCGGGCAGCGGCCGGCCGTAGTCGGCCAGCACCCGCATCAGCGCCGGCGAGCCGAACAGCTGGGTCACGCCGAAGCGGGCGATCGCATCGTGCAGCCGGCGCGGATTGGCGCTGGCCGGCCGGGTCGGGTCCATGTCCGGGATCACGCTGGTCAGCCCCAGCGCCGGATCAAACAACGCGAAAGGCGGGAAGGTCGGCAGGTCCACCCCGCCCGGCTCCATGCCGAAGGCATTGCGCAGCAGCTCGACCTGGCCGAGGAAATGGCGGTGGCGGTAGACCACCCCCTTGGGCACGCCGGTCGAGCCGGAGGTGAACAGGATCGCGGCGACCTCGTCCGGGTCGGTGGCCGCCAGCTGGCTGCCCGCTCCGGCACCGCGGGCTTCCAGCCGGGCCAGCGTGGTCCCGCCCCAGCCCCAGCGTCCGCCCACGGTGACGATGCGGGTGGCGCTGCGCGCCCAGCCCAGCAGCCGCCGCGCCAGCTGCGCCAGCGGGATGCCGATGAAGGCCTGCGGCTGCGCCTCGTCCAGGCACTGCCGCAGCGCGCGCTTGTCGATGCCCGGATCGACCAGCACCGGCACCGCGCCGACCTTGAACAGCGCGAACATCAGCAGGAAGAACTCCGGCGACGGCCGCACCATGACCACGGCGCGTACGCCGCGGCCGATGCCATGGGCGACCAGACCGGCGGCGATCGCATCGCTGCGGCGGTCCAGGGTGCGGTAGTCGAGGGTGACGTCGTAGGCGGCCAGGCCGTTGCCCTGGGCGCGGCGGCCGGGGCAGCGGATGGCGACCTGGTCCGGCCGCTCGCGCGCCAGTTGTGGCAGGCGGGCGGCGATGTTGCAGGGCTCGTTCATCGGGCTATTGTCGCCGCTGCAGAAAAATCTTGCGCGGCGCCGGCACGCGTGGAAAATCGCCGCCTCCCTCCTGTTCGCTGCCGCCCACGGCCGGTATCCCCATGCCCCATCCCTGCCTTACCTGTGGTGCCTGCTGTACCCAGTACCGGGTCGCCTTCCACTGGATGGAGTCGGACGAAGTCACCGAAGGCGGCGTGCCGCACCAGCTGACCCAGACGCTGGACCCGCATCGCCTGTGCATGCGCGGTACCCATTCCGATCCGATCCGCTGCGTGGCGCTGGATGCGGAGATCGGGGTGTATTCACGCTGCAGCATCCATCCCAACCGGCCCAGCGTGTGCCGCGAGGTCGATGCCTCGTGGGAATACGGCAAGCCCAGCTCGCAGTGCGACCGCGCGCGCATCGCCCATGGCATGGCAGCACTGACCCCGGCCGACTGGCGCTGGCGCGATGGCGCCGACAACGACGACGACCATCCCGACGACAACGGCAACAGCCCTTCGTCGCCGCCGACCACGCCGATCGCGGCCTGACACCTGCGGAGTTGCGCCACGCCAACACGACGGCGCGACGTCCTCGGCAGTGCCTCAGTCCAGCGGATGGCGCTGCAGGAACTCGCGCACCGCCGGCACGATCACTTCGTGCTTGTCTTCCAGCACGTAGTGGTTGGCATCCTCGAAGGCCATCACCTGCGCATCCGGCAGCGCTTGGCGGAAAGTGCGCAGGAACGGGTAGTCGAAACAGATGTCACGCAGGCCCCAGGCGATGAACGCCGGGCGGTCGGCAAACGAAGGCAGCGCTTCACCGGCACGGGTCAGCAGCGACCAGCCACGGTCTTCCGGCCCCAGCGGGATGTCCTGCATGAAGCGGATGGTCGAGATGCGGTTGTCCCAGTTGTCGTACGGGGCGACGTAGGCACGGCGCACGTCGGCCGGCATGCGGCGGCTCACGCCCAGCCACGAGGCACCGGCGGAGAACGCATTGAAGGTGCGGATCAGCCACTCGCCGGGCTTCCAGTGGCGGCCCAGCGCGATCTGCCACGGCATCTTCTTGTCGGCCGGCATCGGGAAGGCGGCGGTGTTGGTGATCACCAGGCGCTTGACCTGGTGATGGTGGCCCAGCGCCCAGCCAAACCCGATCATGCCGCCCCAGTCGTGCACGGCCAGGGTGATCGGACCGGTGATGCCCAGATGGTCGAGCAGTGCGGTCAGGTCATCCACGCGCGACTGCAGGGTGTAGTCGTAGCGGCTGTCATCGGGCTTGTCCGACAGGCCCATGCCGATGTGGTCCGGCACGATGCAGCGGTACGTGTCGCTCAGCCCGTTGACCAGGTGGCGCCACAGGTAGCTCCACGACGGATTGCCGTGCAGCATCACCACCACCTCGCCGTCGCGCGGGCCTTGGTCGACGTAGTTCATCCAAATGCCGGGACGCACTTCGAAGCGGTGGGTCGTGCTCGGGTAACCGGGGAACTGGCTCATCAGATCGCACCTGCAAAAAGGGCCGGCAGAACCGGCCCTGTGTTTCGTCGGGATCTGGCGCTTACCAGACCACTTCGGCCATCGAGCAGTTCAGGCCCGAGCCGATGCCCATCAGCGCGACGCGGTCGCCCTTCTTGAGCTTGCCCAGCTGGCGCAGCTTGCTCAGCACGATCGGCACGCTGGCCGGGCCGATGTTGCCGTACTCACCGAAGATGGTCATCACCTTCTTCGGGTCGATGCCGAAGGACTTGATGAAGGCATTGGTGTGCGGCTGGCTGACCTGGTGGATCACGAACTGGTCGATCTCCTCCACCGCCCAGCCGAGGCCGGCCTTGGCGGCGACGAAGGTCTTCTGCGCCAGCTTGATGCCTTCGATCAGCAGCATGCGGGTGTCGGTGACCATGCGGTCCAGGTTGCCAAGGCACAGCTTGTTCCATTCGTTGGCCGAACGGGTCACGCCGCCCTTGTAGCGCGGGGCTTCCGGGACCAGCTCGGTACGTGCCAGCACCATCGCCGCGGCGCCCGAACCGGTGGTCAGCGCCGCCAGTTCGTTGCGGAAGTCCTCGGCGGTCACGTCCGGGGCGGTCATGCGCTCGATGGTCTTTTCGTAGACCAGGTTCGAGGTTTCGCCGTCGACGATCAGCGCGTAGTCGATGTCGCCCCGCTCGAGCATGCGTGCAGCCACGTCCATGCCGTTGATGAAGGCCAGGCAGGCGTTGGCGATGTCAAAGCTCATGCACTGGTCGCCGGTGCCCAGGTTGCCGGACACGATGCTGGCCGTGGACGGCTCCAGGTAGTCGCGGCTGACCGAGGTGTTGACCAGCAGGCCGAGCTTGTCGGCGCCGATGCCGGCATCTTCCAGCGCCTGGCGCGCGGCCAGGGTGGCGGCGTCGGAGGCCTGCATGTCGGCGTCCCACAGGCGGCGGGCGTGGATGCCGGCGATGTCGCCGAGTACGTCGGTGCGGATGCCCAGACGATCCATCGTCGGCTGCAAGCGCTCGTTGATTTCCTTGGAAGTCAGCGTATGCGGCGCATCAATGTGCGCCAGTCCCGCGATCGAGACATTCTTGAAAAGCATCGGGATAGCGCCAAAGCGTCGGCGAAGGGG is a genomic window of Stenotrophomonas sp. Marseille-Q4652 containing:
- the ubiB gene encoding ubiquinone biosynthesis regulatory protein kinase UbiB, with amino-acid sequence MKAALRAARIGRVILRYRLDDLLHGTPAERWLRLAKPFVPRASAAIAAQSRGARLRLALQDLGPIFVKFGQILSTRRDLVPPDVAEELTLLQDRVKPFDGDAARAIVEQALGRPVAEAFASFDTQPLASASIAQVHAATLPDGRQVVVKVLRPGIEEQIDADIALLRSMAALVERTHPRADKIRPQEVVSEVENTLAAELDLQREGANASVLRRFWQDSNDLYVPEVVWSHTAERALTLERVWGIPSDDIAALDAAGIDRRMLAAKGVRLFYTQVFRDNFFHADAHAGNIWVDNDPARRDNPRFIALDFGIMGQLSQEDQYYLAENFMAIFNRDYRRIAALHVEAGWMPAHLRLDELEAAVRSVCEPYFTRPLSQISLAEVLLKLFRMAQRYQLTLQPQLILLQKTLLNIEGVGRQLDPQIDIWAVARPVLERILVERYSPRRTLRELRKRLPEIMTHAPEMPALVHGWLRQQVEGRHQLAMRSQDLVALNLTLQRMQRRVVTAIGGAGLVVVAAVLYGLQASGPQLASVPLWSWLTGLVGTGALLSAWLRR
- the oleD gene encoding 2-alkyl-3-oxoalkanoate reductase is translated as MKILVTGGGGFLGQALCRGLVERGHQVLSFNRGHYPQLQALGVGQIRGDLADANAVRHAAAGVDAVFHNAAKAGAWGSYDSYFQANVVGTRNVLAACRQHGIGRLVYTSTPSVTHRATHPVEGLGADEVPYGENFQAPYAATKAIAEQEVLAANDANLATVALRPRLIWGPGDQQLVPRLAERARAGRLRFVGDGQNKIDTTYIDNAAQAHFDAFENLAVGAACAGKAYFISNGEPLPMRDLLNRLLAAVGAPGVERSISFKAAYRIGAVCERLWPLLRLRSEPPMTRFLAEQLCTPHWYSMEPARRDFGYVPRVSIEEGLRRLGEASTPA
- a CDS encoding YkgJ family cysteine cluster protein; amino-acid sequence: MPHPCLTCGACCTQYRVAFHWMESDEVTEGGVPHQLTQTLDPHRLCMRGTHSDPIRCVALDAEIGVYSRCSIHPNRPSVCREVDASWEYGKPSSQCDRARIAHGMAALTPADWRWRDGADNDDDHPDDNGNSPSSPPTTPIAA
- a CDS encoding pseudouridine synthase, which gives rise to MSEIEEAAPAAVEPALTLLYQDPWLAVVDKPAGLMVHDSKLARGEDDFLADRLREQLGRPIFLVHRLDRATSGCLLLAFDRDTASLLGKVLMGGDVGKDYLAVCRGWPAEDAFTVDHDLDGGPGKPVKKQAVTHFQRLATGELTVPVGEFATSRYALLRCQPQTGRFRQIRRHLKHLSHHLIGDTSHGDGRHNRNFRMQGVHRMLLHAERLRFTHPHDGQVVDVRAGLDAQFQRAFGLFGWDAAALPDTSAPQA
- a CDS encoding 3-oxoacyl-ACP synthase III yields the protein MLFKNVSIAGLAHIDAPHTLTSKEINERLQPTMDRLGIRTDVLGDIAGIHARRLWDADMQASDAATLAARQALEDAGIGADKLGLLVNTSVSRDYLEPSTASIVSGNLGTGDQCMSFDIANACLAFINGMDVAARMLERGDIDYALIVDGETSNLVYEKTIERMTAPDVTAEDFRNELAALTTGSGAAAMVLARTELVPEAPRYKGGVTRSANEWNKLCLGNLDRMVTDTRMLLIEGIKLAQKTFVAAKAGLGWAVEEIDQFVIHQVSQPHTNAFIKSFGIDPKKVMTIFGEYGNIGPASVPIVLSKLRQLGKLKKGDRVALMGIGSGLNCSMAEVVW
- the ddlA gene encoding D-alanine--D-alanine ligase yields the protein MGKTRVGIIFGGRSAEHEVSLQSAKNIVDALDKQRFDVTLIGIDKQGLWHLCDPADFLLNADDPARIALNVSGQELAVMPGRERRQLVPVDAAAVLEQIDVVFPIVHGTLGEDGSLQGLLRMANLPFVGSSVLGSAAAMDKDVAKRLLRDAGLNVAPFLCFNRITTATADYQAVVDRLGLPLFVKPANQGSSVGVSKARNEAEFRQAMELALSFDHKVLVESAISGREIECAVLGNELPEASVCGEVVVHDDFYSYDTKYISESGADIVVPADISAEAQEKIRQIAVRAYQALDCAGLSRVDVFLTPEGEVVINEINTLPGFTKISMYPKLWGASGLGYSALITRLLELALERHAADRALRSSM
- the arfB gene encoding alternative ribosome rescue aminoacyl-tRNA hydrolase ArfB, translating into MATGQIDITAQLAIPETEIVERFVRASGAGGQNVNKVSTAVELRFDVAGSPSLPEPLRARLLARRDRRMTGEGVLVIDAQRFRTQERNRQDARERLVHFIQAGLSVPKARVATKPTHGSKLRRLDAKRERSQIKRGRTQRNWD
- a CDS encoding alpha/beta fold hydrolase, with protein sequence MSQFPGYPSTTHRFEVRPGIWMNYVDQGPRDGEVVVMLHGNPSWSYLWRHLVNGLSDTYRCIVPDHIGMGLSDKPDDSRYDYTLQSRVDDLTALLDHLGITGPITLAVHDWGGMIGFGWALGHHHQVKRLVITNTAAFPMPADKKMPWQIALGRHWKPGEWLIRTFNAFSAGASWLGVSRRMPADVRRAYVAPYDNWDNRISTIRFMQDIPLGPEDRGWSLLTRAGEALPSFADRPAFIAWGLRDICFDYPFLRTFRQALPDAQVMAFEDANHYVLEDKHEVIVPAVREFLQRHPLD
- a CDS encoding DUF1328 domain-containing protein is translated as MLHYAVIFFVIAIIAAVLGFSGIAGAAGNIAWILFVVFLILAVVSLFRRKV
- a CDS encoding SCP2 sterol-binding domain-containing protein, which gives rise to MPASPFKSLKPLAGRALEVALNRALALDPDTRNALQPLDGQRIALTLESPSLAMQIGVSGQRLTVGPVDPATEPDLAVRSTLGGVLAQLPFMARVRRNDSVPGGRMKVSGDAELARRLQQLATRFDPDWQQPFVSVFGEVLGVQVANTLRSALLRVRRGAEDLAQTAAEFVTEESRDVIPRAELEAFLDDVDVLRDDVERIGVRIQRLRGAA
- a CDS encoding DUF2059 domain-containing protein, with translation MPLPRLFRTRPARLLLALALATAAAPALAAPPSDADVNRLLAASRAQTMLDGMLPQMEAMQQQQFAELARSRTLTPEQSERMQRIQQRTNQTMRQALAWSKIRPLYADIYKQTFSKEDVLAMAEFYESDAGQSLLDKTPQLMQNLMVAMQAHMQPLLADLQKDLDTILAEPSGN
- the oleC gene encoding olefin beta-lactone synthetase, encoding MNEPCNIAARLPQLARERPDQVAIRCPGRRAQGNGLAAYDVTLDYRTLDRRSDAIAAGLVAHGIGRGVRAVVMVRPSPEFFLLMFALFKVGAVPVLVDPGIDKRALRQCLDEAQPQAFIGIPLAQLARRLLGWARSATRIVTVGGRWGWGGTTLARLEARGAGAGSQLAATDPDEVAAILFTSGSTGVPKGVVYRHRHFLGQVELLRNAFGMEPGGVDLPTFPPFALFDPALGLTSVIPDMDPTRPASANPRRLHDAIARFGVTQLFGSPALMRVLADYGRPLPGVRRVTSAGAPVPPDVVARIRTLLPEDAQFWTPYGATECLPVAVIEGRELESTREATEAGAGTCVGAVVAPNVVRIIAIDDRPIAQWVDVRELPAGQVGEITVAGPTATDSYFNREAATAAAKIHETLADGSGRIVHRMGDVGYFDAEGRLWFCGRKTQRVEAADGPLYTEQVEPVFNTHPQVRRTALVGVGAPGAQRPVLCVELARGVDASAWPQVEAQLRQLGARHAHTARIGCFLRHKGFPVDIRHNAKIGREKLGAWASEQLKDKA